CACGCAGGTCATTTACCGCTCGGCAAATGCACTTGAGGGCGGACTGGTTTATGGCGTAAATTTTAAAGATGAAAAACAGATAAACTCAGTCGTAAATGAAGCTTTAAAAGATAAAGAGCTAGATGGTTTTGAGATACTTGTGGGAAGTGGCATAATGAGCGAGTTTAGACTAAGAAACGATGAGAAATTAACGCTTATCTTTACAAAGGCCGATCCAGCTGGCTTTTCGCTAACGCCAAAGATGAAGCGATTTGATATCGGTGGCTCATTTACATCTGGGCTAATCGCATACGATAAGGCGTTTTCATACACTTCAGTTGAGGCTTTGAGGAAAATTTTGGACTATCCAAAAGGCATTTATGATGGAATTCATATCTTTTCAAGTAAGCCATTTGATGATATAAAAAGAGTGCGTGAGGGACTTCCGGCTGGCACGGTTGCCATTGGCTGGTGGGAACAAAATGGCAACTTTTTCTCAGCGCTCGCACTTGAAAAAAGAGCACTTTTTATCGTTTTGATGCTAATTATCCTTGTGGCGTCACTAAATATCATAAGCTCGCTGCTAATGACAGTGATGAACCGCAGGCAGGAGATCGCCTTGCTTTTAGCGCTTGGAGCTAGCAAAAGTGAGATAAAAAGAAGCTTTTTCTATCAAGGGCTAGTAATCGGCGGTGGCGGCATTATATTTGGCTTGATACTTGGCTTTTTAGGGCTATTTTTACTTGGAAATTTCAACATTATAGACTTACCAGCTGACGTTTATGGCTCAAGCAAACTACCACTCGAGCTTTCAACCATCGATCTTGTGCTTATTGTGGTTGGAGCTGTATTTATCGTGGCTATCTCGTCTTATTATCCAGCTAAAAAAGCCACAGAAGTAAATGTACTTCAAACTTTAAGAAATGAGTAGAGCCTAGAGATTTAGGCTTGCTCATTGCTTGTAAAAGTTATTTTTAAAAGATTATTTTAAAACTAGCATAAACTCGTAAAATTCTAGGATAAATTTATACTTTTACGCTCTTATATCATGATCGATTTTGCATTGAAGAGCCTCGTGTACGAGTGTTTTTGCCATGACGCGCTCTTCATTTATTAGGTGAAAATTTTTACCCAGCTCACCAAAGATATCTTTATTGCCCTCGCCATTTATTTTTATTATAGTTTGGGTATTTACGCCGTAGTCTTTTATTTTTTGCGCGATGAGCTCAACTCTTTGCTCATTATTAACAGTTATAATAACAGCGGCTGCATCGCTTAGGCAGGCATTTTCAAGTGTATGACTTTGAAGAACGTTACCTAAAAATACATTTTCCCCGCGACTCCTACCAAGCTCAACTAGGCTAATATCATTATCAAGCACAAGATATAAAAGTTTTGTCTCTTTTAGTCTTAAAACGACCTCTTGACCAAGCCTCTCATAGCCAAAAACCACGATATGATTTTTTATTTTTTGCGGCTTTAGAGTTTCATTTGGTTCAACAACGATTTCACGTTCTATGAGGTCAGCTATCGCGTCTAGTTTTTTAAGTATAAAAGGCGTAGCAAACATCGATACAACTGAGGCTGCGATAAAAATTTGAGCAGTTTGTATATCAAGTAAATTTCTAGTAGTCATTAGTCCAAAAACAGCTAGTGCAAATTCGCCTATTTGACAAACACTAAGTGCAGTTTTTGCAGCAACTCTTCGCTTTAAGTAGATGTTTAAGATAGCAAAAACAACAACCGCTTTTATCACCATGACACTAAATACTAGGCCAAGGACAAGCCAGATGTTTGAGATGACGACAGCAAAATTTATCTGCATGCCAACGGTTATAAAAAATAGCCCTAAGAGCAAATCTCTAAAAGGTATGAGATCAACTTCGATTTGGTGTTTATATTGCGTCTCAGCCATCATCATACCGGCCAAAAATGCACCCAAAGAGTATGAGAAGCCAAAAAAGTGAGCCAAAGTGCTAGAGCCAACGACCATAAATAAAATCGTAGCTATAAAAACCTCTTGCGAATTTGTTTGAATGACTTTATAAAATATCCAGTTGATGACATATTTGCCAAGTAAAAATAGCACAACAATAAGAATAATCGCACTTGTAAATGTCTTTAGCAAAAGCTCATTTATTGAAGCATCTTGCGAGCTAAACATATCTATCATAAGCAAAATAGGAATGACTGCAATATCTTGAAATAGTAAAATTCCAAGTGCTTTTCTGCCGTAAATTTTACTCACATCGCCACTATCGTTTAGTGTCTTTAGCACGATCGCAGTTGATGATAGTGCAAGCGCAAGACCTGCAATAAGTGCTGTTTCGTCTTTTAAGTGAAGGGTATAATAAAGCATCACACCCATTATAAAGCCACTTAAACAAACCTGTAAGCCGCCATTTAAAAAGACCTCTTTTTTCATACCCATTAAGTGTTTAAAACTA
The DNA window shown above is from Campylobacter concisus and carries:
- a CDS encoding ABC transporter permease yields the protein MTSLPKYLLFKYLRFDKTQPFITLSALLAFLGVSIGLMVLIVAMAIMNGFDKEFERKLFTMNYPITVQSAFKGSIDDDFVDELKAKFGDLKFSPYISTQVIYRSANALEGGLVYGVNFKDEKQINSVVNEALKDKELDGFEILVGSGIMSEFRLRNDEKLTLIFTKADPAGFSLTPKMKRFDIGGSFTSGLIAYDKAFSYTSVEALRKILDYPKGIYDGIHIFSSKPFDDIKRVREGLPAGTVAIGWWEQNGNFFSALALEKRALFIVLMLIILVASLNIISSLLMTVMNRRQEIALLLALGASKSEIKRSFFYQGLVIGGGGIIFGLILGFLGLFLLGNFNIIDLPADVYGSSKLPLELSTIDLVLIVVGAVFIVAISSYYPAKKATEVNVLQTLRNE
- a CDS encoding cation:proton antiporter — its product is MEQILEGFLLVAAISVALNVIFKKFQIPTIIGYIVTGTLISEFFNLKSNDEISHIAEFGIAFLMFTIGLEFSFKHLMGMKKEVFLNGGLQVCLSGFIMGVMLYYTLHLKDETALIAGLALALSSTAIVLKTLNDSGDVSKIYGRKALGILLFQDIAVIPILLMIDMFSSQDASINELLLKTFTSAIILIVVLFLLGKYVINWIFYKVIQTNSQEVFIATILFMVVGSSTLAHFFGFSYSLGAFLAGMMMAETQYKHQIEVDLIPFRDLLLGLFFITVGMQINFAVVISNIWLVLGLVFSVMVIKAVVVFAILNIYLKRRVAAKTALSVCQIGEFALAVFGLMTTRNLLDIQTAQIFIAASVVSMFATPFILKKLDAIADLIEREIVVEPNETLKPQKIKNHIVVFGYERLGQEVVLRLKETKLLYLVLDNDISLVELGRSRGENVFLGNVLQSHTLENACLSDAAAVIITVNNEQRVELIAQKIKDYGVNTQTIIKINGEGNKDIFGELGKNFHLINEERVMAKTLVHEALQCKIDHDIRA